The Pseudomonas sp. R4-35-07 nucleotide sequence CACGTGACGGTCTACAGCCTTGGCGGTCAGCCGATCTACAGCGATAGCACGGATGCGGGCTGGCGCTTGACGTTACTGGGGGGCGCGGGTCAATGGGTGCACAGGTGGGATGGTCGCGGCGCTCACCGTAAGTGCAACTATGACGCTTCGCTGCGGCCCGTGGCGGTGTTTGAACAAGCGGCCGATGATTCATCTGAGCGATGTGTAGAAAGGTTGGAATATGCAGGTTATTCAACGGCTGAGGCGGTGAATAATCGCTGTGGCCGGCTGGTGTTGCATGACGGCGAATGCGTCAGAACGCGCTTTGAGGAGTATGGCCTGCAGGGGCATGTATCAAGGCAGGCGCAGCGTTTTCTTCGAGAGATTGCGACGGTCAACTGGCCCTTGCAACCCACACAGCGAGAAGCTTTATTGCAGGATGAAGACTTCGTGACGTCATGGCGCTTCAGTGCATTGGGGGAAGCGCTTGAGCAGGTAGATGCAAAAAACAATGTAAAAGACAGTCGTTATGGACGCACCGGTGAGCTACTGGAAGTTGGCATCACCCTGGCGGGCGGTACTCGTCAGGTCATCGCGGATGGGGCCGACTACAACGCCCATGGTCAGATGCTAACGCAACGTGCTGGAAACGGCGTAGTGAGCGAGTGGACCTACGACCCACGCAGCCAGCGTGTGGAGCGATTATTGACCTATCGCAGCAGGGCAAAGAAAGAGCGGTTGCAGGATTTGGCATACACCTATGACCACGTCGGCAATGTGATCAAAATCGTCGACGCAGCCCAACCCATCCAATGGTCAAGCAACGCCCAGGTCATGGCTGTCAGCCATTACCAATATGACACTTTATATCAGCTGGTCCGGGCCAGTGGTCGAGAGAGTGCGCACAATAGCGCTGGATCGGGGCTGCCAAGGCAGGCGACTTTCGGCGCCGCAAATGATAGCCAATGGCGCAACTACACCCGAACCTATACCTATGACGCCGATGGCAATCTGCAAAAGCTGCAGCATATGCCTAGCAACGGCAGCGGCTATACACGAACAATGAAGGTAGCGACGCTCGGAAACCAAAGTCTGCCGACTACTGGCCCATTGATCGAGTCGCCTGCATTGGGCAAGGGCTTCGACCTCAATGGCAACCAGCAGCAACTCGAGCGTGGGCAGACCATGAACTGGGATGTGTCCAACCGACTGATCAGTGTTGCCTTGGTGACCCGTGAGGAGGCGGCCAACGATGAAGAGCTGTACGGCTATGATGCGTTCGGCCAGCGCGTGATAAAAAATAGCGTGGTTCGGGCTGGCGCACTCACCCATCGTGCGCAGGTTTGCTATCTGCCGGGGCTGGAAGTACGGCGCGACAGTGCCAGCGGCGAATGGCTGAATGTCTTGAATATTGAAGTCGGTCGCTACAGCGTGCGGATACTTCAATGGGAAAAAGGTCGCCCTTCCGAGCTTGCGAACAATTCCATTCGTTGCAACTTGGCGGATCATTTGGGCAGCAGCACCCTGGAGCTGGATGAAAAAGCCCTGCTGATCAGTCAGGAAAGTTATTACCCATTTGGCAGCACTGCGTGGTGGGCGGCGAGAGGCGCCATCGAGGCACGCTATAAAAGTTGCCGCTACAGTGGCAAGGAGCGCGATGCTACTGGGCTGTATTACTACGGGATGCGTTACTACGCACCCTGGTTGCAGCGTTGGATCAGCCCGGACCCGGCAGGGACACTTGACGGACTGAATCGATACAGGATGGTGCATAACAACCCGATGAACAGGGTTGATCGTCAAGGGATGATTACATCCTTGCCCACCGACTGGAGTTCGGCAGGTCAAGGCAGGCTGCCAAGCTTTGGGCATCACGTGTCCCTGGGCGCTGCACAGGGCGTGGTACTGGGCGGGGCTGCTGCGCTAGGGGCCAAGCTGACGGGCATTGTGGTGCCCTCAGTGGCGTTCGGCGCGTTCGTTGCGGGAGGCGTAGGTTTTGCCGCAGTACGCAACGTTTCGGATGAAATCCGTCATTCATTGTGG carries:
- a CDS encoding RHS repeat domain-containing protein is translated as MSLPLHQNTPTLTAIDPRGLAVRTVAYYRPTAQVELEARITRQAFNASGFVVQQYGSRQWMASDAKGVKKASHVTVYSLGGQPIYSDSTDAGWRLTLLGGAGQWVHRWDGRGAHRKCNYDASLRPVAVFEQAADDSSERCVERLEYAGYSTAEAVNNRCGRLVLHDGECVRTRFEEYGLQGHVSRQAQRFLREIATVNWPLQPTQREALLQDEDFVTSWRFSALGEALEQVDAKNNVKDSRYGRTGELLEVGITLAGGTRQVIADGADYNAHGQMLTQRAGNGVVSEWTYDPRSQRVERLLTYRSRAKKERLQDLAYTYDHVGNVIKIVDAAQPIQWSSNAQVMAVSHYQYDTLYQLVRASGRESAHNSAGSGLPRQATFGAANDSQWRNYTRTYTYDADGNLQKLQHMPSNGSGYTRTMKVATLGNQSLPTTGPLIESPALGKGFDLNGNQQQLERGQTMNWDVSNRLISVALVTREEAANDEELYGYDAFGQRVIKNSVVRAGALTHRAQVCYLPGLEVRRDSASGEWLNVLNIEVGRYSVRILQWEKGRPSELANNSIRCNLADHLGSSTLELDEKALLISQESYYPFGSTAWWAARGAIEARYKSCRYSGKERDATGLYYYGMRYYAPWLQRWISPDPAGTLDGLNRYRMVHNNPMNRVDRQGMITSLPTDWSSAGQGRLPSFGHHVSLGAAQGVVLGGAAALGAKLTGIVVPSVAFGAFVAGGVGFAAVRNVSDEIRHSLWVGSPSYKKLVAGAQAASVLLNAAYAAINDPANATELNQLDALFFGAAQGSSNLQETMSAVSYYHDNLHRISVMEHHEGRTTVEAISARGTLASGRLTMPGVKRLMYFQRDFLERSSAEEIAHTFIHEVTHSALATHDEGGSSATEDTLSSYLSRLRSQRISPATSAEANAHYFSLLAALHLNKADYLRRKNLLASGISAHPASSPAAHAPVRRRRP